The Theileria orientalis strain Shintoku DNA, chromosome 2, complete genome genome has a window encoding:
- a CDS encoding uncharacterized protein (protein of unknown function DUF300 family protein), giving the protein MKGDFYSSLPMFIIGFMALAISFFIAMFTLLQHLLHYTAHRLQRYTVRILIFLPIYGVLTYTLLIFPRLFDLLSMLRNAWEGFLIHSFLFLMLEYCGGESACGEAISKHPSIIQHLWPLRLISVFGLNEDIPLNVGFVKRSKMCTIQYAIMRLIFSMLLIGVHISGYKWSGFFSISSTVILSVSLYVALYSLGLFYLAIRDHPALSRAHSLTKFFSLKLCFALSFYQGLILDLFLLGLTDRSIRIKSFVLLLETVAFALVQHRAYRITEFYPITYSKESGRMTRLEKFNRYLSFCLDDLKAMKTTQGMSTIITNAGNALNLSDFFKDTYYNISEKYKEHSIFVSENIVNSDIVVDGAPGGDLEMNHMDSSLSTSATPVASESAKKAGSEENFADFKKVNDSINNDQRCNEISKLQFI; this is encoded by the exons ATGAAGGGAGATTTCTACAGCTCGCTGCCCATGTTTATAATCGGGTTCATGGCGCTCGCAATCAGCTTCTTTATCGCTATGTTCACCCTTCTTCAACACCTTCTTCACTACACCGCCCACAGACTTCAGCGTTACACAGTGCGAATCCTAATATTTTTGCCCATATACGGAG ttctGACGTACACGTTGCTGATTTTTCCGAGGCTGTTTGACCTGTTGTCCATGCTCCGGAACGCCTGGGAAGGGTTTCTCATCCACTCGTTCCTGTTTCTAATGCTCGAGTACTGCGGGGGCGAGAGCGCGTGCGGGGAGGCCATATCGAAGCACCCCTCGATCATTCAGCATTTGTGGCCGCTGAGGCTGATAAGCGTCTTCGGCCTGAACGAGGACATTCCGCTCAACGTCGGCTTCGTGAAGCGCTCGAAGATGTGTACGATCCAGTACGCAATCATGCGTCTGATCTTCTCGATGCTGCTCATCGGAGTGCACATATCGGGGTACAAGTGGTCGGGCTTCTTCTCAATATCGTCCACAGTCATTCTGAGCGTGAGCCTGTACGTGGCGCTCTACTCGCTCGGCCTGTTCTATCTGGCTATCAGGGACCACCCCGCCCTCTCCAGGGCCCACTCGCTCACAAAGTTCTTCTCCCTGAAGCTGTGCTTTGCCCTCTCCTTCTACCAGGGCCTCATCCTCGACCTGTTCCTGCTCGGCCTCACCGACAGATCGATCCGCATAAAGTCGTTCGTGCTCCTTCTGGAGACCGTCGCCTTTGCGCTGGTGCAGCACCGAGCTTATCGTATTACTGAGTTTTACCCGATCACCTACTCCAAAGAGTCCGGCAGGATGACCCGGCTGGAGAAGTTCAATCGCTACTTGTCCTTCTGCCTCGACGACCTGAAGGCGATGAAGACCACGCAGGGCATGAGCACCATCATCACCAACGCCGGCAACGCCCTCAACCTCTCCGACTTCTTCAAGGACACCTACTACAACATTAGTGAGAAGTACAAGGAGCACTCGATCTTCGTGTCCGAGAACATCGTCAACTCCGACATAGTGGTGGACGGGGCTCCCGGCGGCGACCTCGAGATGAATCACATGGACAGTTCTCTTAGCACGAGCGCCACCCCTGTCGCCTCCGAATCAGCCAAAAAGGCAGGCAGTGAAGAAAATTTCGCTGATTTCAAGAAGGTCAACGACTCAATCAACAACGATCAACGCTGCAACGAGATTTCAAAGCTACAGTTCATCTAG
- a CDS encoding CAMP-dependent protein kinase regulatory subunit — translation MAPENEFEFDENYEKTPQEQAKIMEMVKKCFLFSAVSSGGLDLLVKAFDFKTANAGDVLVKQGDDGDKLYLIESGTADVTRSSKLSGNEFLTTLKDGDYFGELALMYNAPRAATVTAKTEMRLWTLDRTTFNYVVKSAVIKKREKYDSMLSKLDIFKKVCPYDRCRLADALVERTFNDEVIIKQGEMGSSLFMLLQGCAESFCENKLVKSYKPGTIKSHMFSGYCELVELDRESVINLLGPLQDVLNRNIKKYKQVLEDLEIQSPQLKCL, via the exons ATGGCTCCTGAAAACGAATTTGAATTTGACGAG AATTATGAAAAAACGCCCCAAGAACAGGCCAAGATTATGGAAATGGTGAAGAAGTGTTTTCTCTTCTCA GCCGTATCTTCTGGTGGTCTAGATTTGCTGGTAAAGGCGTTTGATTTCAAAACTGCAAA CGCGGGAGACGTCTTGGTTAAGCAGGGCGACGACGGAGATAAGTTGTATCTAATAGAGTCAGGCACCGCAGACGTGACGCGCAGCTCT aaaTTGTCTGGCAATGAGTTTTTAACTACGCTGAAAGATGGTGATTACTTCGGTGAACTGGCTctaat GTACAACGCGCCGCGTGCAGCAACTGTCACCGCAAAAACTGAGATGAGACTGTGGACTCTCGACAGAACCACGTTCAACTACGTCGTCAAGTCAGCAGTAATCAAGAAGAGGGAGAAGTACGACTCAATGCTCTCAAAGCTGGACATATTTAAGAAGGTCTGCCCCTACGACAGGTGCAGGCTGGCTGACGCACTAGTCGAAAGGACGTTCAACGACGAAGTTATCATAAAGCAGGGAGAAATGGGCTCGAGTCTCTTCATGCTGCTGCAGGGCTGCGCAGAGTCGTTCTGTGAAAATAAGCTAGTAAAGTCATATAAACCAGGTACCATTAAGTCACACATGTTCTCA GGGTACTGCGAACTAGTGGAGTTGGACAGGGAGAGCGTCATTAACCTACTCGGGCCACTGCAAGATGTGCTGAACAGGAACATTAAGAAGTACAAGCAGGTGCTGGAAGACCTCGAGATCCAAAGCCCTCAACTCAAGTGCCTTTAA
- a CDS encoding DnaJ protein yields MSQFRETFTRGSKKDSVLSYDDFASRIFTSGFMLCFLLPITIYLFKKWFFGMRARIPQKYRLSDVHIESKKQPCAHCGCSICKKRRKEEDLNKLKFKDHLKLSRMLQVLVLAFFWWMVIYLIAAPNWDENLNKVDMCVKKSLYESLRPYECVGINPDDNIKKFDPFELLGLSTDATKKDIQKAYRHLSLKYHPDRNPNDPEMSAHFVLITKAYRTLTNDISRMNYAKYGNPDGPGMMKIGIGLPRFLIDENNQIVILSLFFLILLIVVPSLFLWYYRTQKNFTTTGVRVETLQLIYYSINENTRYKSFPEVYSCSTELLEVPYHSSQEAELRKYVYVAGDYKRKNVSAETFRNFILLICHLNRVDDLSPQLTKALKEILKYSMVVTQCMLDVAVVKGWLLTFRSALDFRRGILHGLSGRNLSLLQVPHFTEEEVNHVTRGKNSLKQVEQYVKSEEKRGLNNMTSAQRADVEEFCKYFPDVTLEVDVYVEDEDDIYQGDLMTVEIRLTRNNVKPGHLVGPIHAPQFPYVKYEQYYFLLTFPPAMNNITKDASGNYVQTKDHKGADHKDSEKEEREGKDWENNIFLNFSTTSSREHQIVEKMQLVAEKSGINTLCVTAVNDSYFGAEVSVLKKYNVLPLNVEKVSEGLKIHPEDLKLDEDQNPITKMLGELLTAESSDEEEVEVLE; encoded by the exons ATGTCGCAATTTCGGGAAACGTTCACGAGGGGCAGTAAGAAGGACTCAGTCCTCTCTTACGACGACTTTGCATCGAGGATCTTCACAAGCGGCTTTATGCTCTGCTTCCTCCTCCCGATAACGATTTACCTGTTCAAAAAGTGGTTTTTTGGCATGAGGGCCAGGATTCCACAAAAGTACCGCCTGTCGGATGTACATATAGAGAGTAAAAAGCAGCCATGTGCTCACTGCGGATGTTCCATCTGcaagaagaggaggaaggagGAAGACCTCAACAAACTTAAGTTTAAAGACCACCTCAAGCTTTCGAGGATGCTTCAAGTGTTAGTGCTGGCATTTTTCTGGTGGATGGTGATATACTTGATAGCAG CGCCGAATTGGGACGAAAACTTAAATAAGGTAGATATGTGTGTGAAGAAGAGCTTGTACGAGAGCTTGCGGCCTTACGAATGTGTAGGAATAAACCCCGATGACAACATTAAAAAGTTTGACCCTTTTGAGTTGCTGGGTCTGTCGACGGACGCGACCAAGAAGGACATACAGAAGGCGTACCGCCACCTGTCCCTGAAGTATCACCCGGATAGGAATCCAAACGATCCGGAAATGTCGGCACACTTCGTGCTAATAACGAAGGCCTACAGGACGCTGACAAACGAT ATTTCTCGTATGAACTACGCGAAGTATGGAAATCCCGATGGGCCGGGAATGATGAAGATAGGCATAGGTCTTCCAAG GTTCCTTATTGATGAAAACAATCAAATTGTTATATTGTCATTATTTTTCCTAATATTGTTGATAGTTGTTCCCTCTTTATTCTTATGGTATTATCGCACACAAAAAAACTTTACAA CAACCGGAGTTCGAGTTGAGACTTTGCAGCTCATATATTACTCGATCAACGAGAACACGCGTTACAAGTCGTTCCCAGAGGTGTACTCGTGTTCCACGGAGCTTCTGGAAGTGCCGTACCACTCAAGTCAGGAAGCGGAGCTGAGGAAGTACGTGTACGTGGCAGGAGACTACAAGAGAAAAAACGTCTCAGCGGAGACGTTCAGGAACTTTATACTACTGATATGCCACCTTAACAGAGTGGATGACCTGAGTCCGCAGCTGACGAAGGCACTGAAGGAGATACTGAAGTACAGCATGGTGGTGACACAGTGTATGTTGGACGTGGCAGTGGTGAAGGGATGGTTGCTGACCTTCAGGTCAGCGCTGGACTTCAGAAGAGGGATTCTGCACGGACTCAGCGGAAGGAACCTGTCGCTGCTGCAAGTGCCGCACTTCACAGAGGAGGAAGTTAACCACGTGACGAGAGGCAAAAATAGCCTGAAGCAGGTGGAGCAATACGTGAAAAGCGAGGAGAAGAGAGGACTGAATAACATGACGAGTGCACAGAGAGCGGACGTGGAGGAGTTCTGCAAGTACTTCCCGGACGTGACGCTCGAGGTAGACGTGTACGTGGAGGACGAGGATGACATATACCAGGGGGACCTGATGACAGTGGAGATAAGGCTGACCAGAAACAACGTGAAGCCTGGTCACCTGGTGGGGCCGATACACGCGCCGCAGTTCCCGTACGTGAAGTACGAGCAGTACTACTTCCTGCTGACGTTCCCGCCAGCAATGAACAACATCACGAAGGACGCCTCGGGGAACTACGTGCAGACGAAGGACCACAAGGGGGCGGACCACAAAG ATTCCGAAAAGGAGGAgagagaaggaaaagatTGGGAAAATAACATTTTCTTGAACTTTAGCACAACGTCAAGCAGGGAACACCAGATAGTGGAGAAGATGCAACTAGTGGCAGAGAAAAGCGGAATTAACACGCTGTGCGTAACAGCAGTGAACGACTCGTACTTCGGAGCAGAAGTGTcagtgctgaagaagtacaACGTGCTGCCGTTGAACGTGGAAAAGGTGTCGGAAGGACTGAAGATACACCCAGAGGACCTGAAGTTGGACGAAGATCAGAACCCTATCACAAAAATGCTGGGAGAGTTGCTGACGGCGGAATCATCagatgaagaggaagtgGAGGTGCTAGAATAA
- a CDS encoding uncharacterized protein (thioredoxin-like fold domain containing protein), with protein MLFLSKFRTNWLKLPSLSVLNTNRPIFLYLFSNRGHESPLFLNVFSESKNFANSVKNLGIDCYLSDVSNVPCSVIDKLEVTTVPVVLGLLNGKKLGEVLSNGSHDSLLKLCDKLRSFSNQSESEYSSNMRELVKDGNLKNLRANLSFVKTNMARETESDPALFKSVSEATIICQDDKRVNLRDLLRDLEKLDTILNTLEIRRLSGEYTQETSKDYLKELDGLANKYLPNTSDPNREDGMICTNGDSVKFLNIGELRTCHLMRVRILKLISVKHFLDKNVNESLKYALEAYKANVRNLQRDFVTPHEFSGCGSRDLLGSLFTLFDPNDESLLSARSEVENVMGPRLLGSFPVSTKPKGGVTRKRRGFGGRYIWQGMEYRPKKYKPKNIKRFLNEWRCVQDSNTPSFN; from the coding sequence ATGTTGTTCTTATCTAAATTTAGAACAAACTGGCTTAAACTTCCAAGCCTGTCagttttaaacacaaatcggcccatatttttatatttattttctaatcGGGGCCATGAAAGTCCATTATTCTTAAACGTTTTTTCAGAAAGTAAGAACTTTGCCAATTCCGTCAAAAATTTAGGAATAGACTGTTATTTATCTGATGTTTCTAATGTGCCCTGTAGTGTAATCGATAAACTGGAAGTGACCACAGTTCCAGTGGTTCTGGGTCTTCTAAATGGGAAGAAGCTGGGCGAGGTCTTAAGCAATGGAAGTCACGACTCACTTTTGAAGCTGTGCGATAAGCTAAGGTCATTTTCTAACCAGTCTGAGAGTGAATACTCTAGTAATATGCGTGAACTGGTCAAGGATGGTAACTTAAAAAATCTGAGGGCGAATCTCTCCTTCGTCAAGACCAACATGGCAAGGGAGACTGAATCTGACCCAGCTTTGTTCAAATCGGTTTCCGAAGCGACAATCATATGCCAAGACGACAAACGTGTTAATTTACGGGATTTGCTACGCGATTTAGAAAAATTAgatacaattttaaacaccCTTGAAATACGCAGGTTATCCGGCGAGTATACACAAGAGACTTCAAAAGACTATTTAAAAGAACTCGATGGACTAGCAAACAAGTATTTACCTAATACTTCTGACCCCAACCGTGAGGATGGGATGATTTGTACCAACGGTGACAGTGTCaagtttttaaacattgGAGAACTGAGGACCTGTCATCTTATGAGGGTAAGGATTCTAAAGCTGATATCCGTGAAGCATTTTCTGGATAAAAACGTGAACGAATCGCTAAAATACGCTCTGGAGGCGTATAAAGCAAACGTTAGAAACCTACAACGCGACTTTGTGACACCACATGAGTTCAGCGGCTGTGGTTCAAGGGACCTGCTAGGGTCCCTGTTCACACTCTTTGACCCTAATGACGAATCTTTACTTAGCGCAAGGTCTGAGGTCGAGAACGTGATGGGTCCCAGGCTTCTGGGCTCCTTTCCAGTCAGCACTAAGCCTAAGGGCGGCGTCACTAGGAAGAGAAGGGGCTTCGGCGGCAGGTACATCTGGCAGGGCATGGAGTACCGGCCCAAGAAGTACAAGCCCAAGAACATAAAGCGGTTCTTGAACGAGTGGCGGTGCGTGCAGGATTCAAACACACCATCTTTCAACTAA
- a CDS encoding uncharacterized protein (prefoldin domain containing protein), with the protein MNTYKEIMNDSKLTIKDKIIEKIQKKNMELLYSERTVKCDHCEIEEVLEKNRILESKYNETFDSLNKVRAIVLEVSEQLLEKEFRITHLEKNLHDSEKKVSQYEEKVNEMSERMCQLKTELKEENGILENQIRRMTEIIRDKDAKILAMNKDNSRAGLEMKEMKKKNTELMAQLETTCDNLNTIVRETNEREKMLNNLENELKNKQIERQKLYLNEINRNKRMFINIKAKENMMGQIIHDKNTKISDMSKEIRVLHDKLERISTAFSEIALNGYEDSKHVLAISNSTKSKVECTVSTPCDMKMLNGTAKITI; encoded by the coding sequence atgaatacatATAAAGAAATAATGAACGATAGTAAACTCACTATcaaggataaaataatagaaaaaatccaaaaaaaaaatatggaacTTTTATATAGTGAAAGAACAGTGAAGTGTGACCACTGTGAAATAGAAGAAGTgctggaaaaaaatagaatacTGGAAAGCAAATACAATGAAACGTTCGACTCGCTGAATAAAGTGAGAGCAATAGTACTGGAAGTGTCGGAACAGTTGCTGGAAAAGGAGTTCAGAATAACACATCTGGAAAAGAACCTACACGATTCAGAGAAGAAGGTGAGCCAATATGAAGAAAAGGTTAATGAGATGAGCGAAAGAATGTGTCAGCTGAAGACGGAGTTGAAGGAAGAAAATGGGATTTTGGAGAACCAAATAAGAAGAATGACGGAAATAATAAGAGACAAGGACGCGAAGATACTCGCAATGAACAAGGACAACTCGAGAGCGGGACTGGAGATGAAGGagatgaaaaaaaagaacACGGAGCTCATGGCGCAGCTGGAAACGACGTGCGATAACCTGAACACGATAGTGAGGGAGACGAACGAGAGGGAGAAGATGCTGAACAACCTGGAAAACGAGTTGAAGAACAAGCAGATTGAGCGCCAGAAACTGTACCTTAACGAGATCAACAGGAACAAGAGAATGTTCATCAACATAAAGGCGAAGGAGAACATGATGGGTCAGATCATCCACGACAAGAACACGAAGATAAGTGACATGAGTAAGGAGATAAGGGTTTTGCACGACAAGCTGGAGAGGATATCCACTGCGTTCAGCGAAATAGCGCTAAACGGCTACGAGGACAGCAAACACGTGCTCGCGATATCGAACTCTACGAAGAGCAAGGTCGAGTGCACGGTCTCGACGCCCTGCGACATGAAGATGTTAAACGGAACTGCAAAGATAACGATTTAG